The following proteins are encoded in a genomic region of Herminiimonas arsenicoxydans:
- the fpr gene encoding ferredoxin--NADP+ reductase (Evidence 2a : Function of homologous gene experimentally demonstrated in an other organism; PubMedId : 93194782, 94092163, 95050480, 95362685, 1400248, 2834327, 7961651, 8449868; Product type e : enzyme) yields MAAFETVRILSVHHWNDTLFSFTTTREPSFRFESGHFVMIGLPIDGKNVLRAYSIASPSWEEHLEFLSIKVQEGALTKHLQNMKVGDELLVGRKPTGTLVISDLLPAKRLFLFGSGTGLAPFMSIIRDPDTYERFDQVVLVHGVRLVSELAYREYIGQGLLEIEGLGEEIAAKLLYYPTVTREPFMYEGRITTAIETGKMCDDLGIPPLDPLTDRAMICGSPDMLKDTAARLDHLGFEVSAGIGQPGDYVIERAFVDRG; encoded by the coding sequence ATGGCTGCATTTGAAACTGTCCGCATACTGAGTGTCCATCACTGGAACGACACGCTGTTTTCTTTTACGACTACCCGCGAACCGAGCTTTCGCTTTGAAAGCGGCCACTTCGTCATGATTGGTTTGCCGATCGATGGAAAAAATGTGTTGCGCGCATACAGTATTGCCAGCCCGTCGTGGGAAGAACATCTGGAATTTCTTTCGATCAAGGTGCAAGAAGGCGCGTTGACCAAGCACCTGCAGAACATGAAAGTGGGCGATGAACTGCTGGTCGGTCGCAAGCCAACCGGCACGCTGGTGATCTCCGATCTATTGCCGGCCAAGCGTCTGTTCCTCTTTGGCAGCGGCACCGGCCTCGCGCCTTTCATGAGCATTATCCGTGATCCGGATACCTATGAGCGTTTCGATCAAGTCGTTCTGGTGCATGGTGTACGCCTGGTCAGTGAACTGGCATACCGTGAATACATCGGCCAGGGATTGCTGGAGATCGAAGGCCTGGGCGAAGAGATCGCAGCCAAATTGCTGTATTACCCGACCGTGACACGCGAGCCCTTCATGTATGAAGGGCGCATCACGACGGCGATTGAAACCGGAAAAATGTGCGATGACCTCGGCATTCCCCCGCTGGATCCGCTGACTGATCGCGCGATGATATGCGGCAGTCCTGACATGCTGAAAGACACCGCTGCGCGACTCGACCATCTGGGCTTCGAAGTGTCTGCCGGTATCGGCCAACCTGGCGACTACGTGATTGAGCGCGCGTTTGTGGATCGCGGCTGA
- a CDS encoding Hypothetical protein (Evidence 5 : No homology to any previously reported sequences), translated as MRGYCPPRTVNAGENIFFTILYLPEAGILLINMGGLVYRYHLPNVRLTSPAIPSLFRIASQST; from the coding sequence ATGCGCGGATATTGCCCGCCGCGTACTGTCAACGCCGGGGAAAATATCTTCTTCACAATTCTTTACCTCCCGGAAGCAGGGATTCTCTTGATAAACATGGGCGGACTCGTTTATCGTTATCACCTGCCCAACGTTAGACTGACGTCGCCAGCCATTCCATCGCTCTTCAGGATAGCCAGCCAGTCAACTTGA
- a CDS encoding putative macrolide transporter subunit MacA (Evidence 3 : Function proposed based on presence of conserved amino acid motif, structural feature or limited homology; Product type pt : putative transporter), which yields MPMKFSSSFLSSLRQRALPRYTLLALLMVLLAVGAYWGWHKFYAKKDPREIYQVAEVQRGDIQDLVTATGTVQPLEYVDVGAQVSGQLKKLHIEVGSVVKEGDLLAEIDPTVFRATVDARRAGLRNQQATMKERESALALASLQYTRQKNLMAADATTAETLQIAEATLRAAKAQIDALQAQIEQTQSTLRADEANLNYAKIYAPMTGTVVSLTARQGQTLNANQNAPTILRIADLSTMTVQTQVSEAEIGKLSKNMEVYFTTLGSQGRRWYGALRKIEPTPTVTNNVVLYNALFDVPNNNQALMPNMTTQVFFIAATAKDVLLVPTSAVTTTRGSGSAGGKRERGDSAGKSAGEKSSASDNRKAKDGGAKPAAADKSDPSAATSNTGSPPVNSAASTSGFAEQSTTHTPRSGTVKVIGEDGKVEQRKVELGVSNRVQMQVTSGLSEGDTVIIGIKLPPSSKRTQAAGQPGGMPPGATRGR from the coding sequence TTGCCCATGAAGTTTTCCTCATCCTTCCTCTCTAGCTTGCGCCAACGCGCTTTGCCTCGCTATACGCTGCTGGCCTTGCTGATGGTACTGCTGGCCGTTGGCGCTTATTGGGGATGGCATAAGTTCTATGCAAAGAAAGACCCTCGCGAAATTTATCAGGTAGCGGAAGTGCAGCGCGGCGATATTCAGGATCTGGTGACGGCGACCGGCACCGTGCAGCCGCTCGAATATGTGGATGTGGGTGCGCAGGTATCAGGGCAGTTGAAGAAGTTGCATATCGAAGTCGGTTCGGTGGTGAAAGAGGGCGATCTTCTGGCCGAGATCGATCCGACCGTGTTCCGTGCAACGGTGGATGCAAGACGCGCAGGCTTGCGTAATCAACAGGCAACCATGAAGGAGCGGGAATCGGCATTGGCATTGGCCAGCCTGCAATATACCCGCCAGAAAAACCTGATGGCAGCCGATGCCACCACTGCGGAAACGCTGCAAATTGCAGAAGCGACGCTACGCGCAGCCAAGGCGCAGATCGATGCACTGCAAGCGCAAATCGAGCAGACGCAATCGACTTTGCGTGCCGATGAGGCCAATCTCAATTACGCAAAAATTTACGCGCCGATGACGGGGACGGTTGTTTCGCTGACAGCGCGTCAGGGCCAGACATTGAATGCCAATCAAAATGCACCGACTATTTTGCGTATTGCCGATCTGTCGACAATGACGGTGCAGACGCAAGTGTCGGAAGCGGAAATCGGCAAATTGAGCAAGAACATGGAAGTGTATTTCACTACGCTGGGAAGCCAGGGACGTCGCTGGTATGGTGCCTTGCGCAAGATCGAACCCACGCCTACCGTGACCAATAATGTAGTGCTGTATAACGCCTTGTTTGATGTTCCCAACAATAATCAGGCCTTGATGCCGAACATGACGACACAAGTCTTTTTCATTGCGGCGACCGCGAAAGATGTATTGCTGGTGCCGACTTCTGCTGTGACTACTACGCGCGGCTCGGGCAGTGCAGGTGGCAAGCGTGAACGTGGCGATAGTGCCGGCAAGTCAGCGGGTGAAAAATCGTCCGCGAGCGATAATCGCAAAGCCAAAGACGGGGGGGCAAAGCCTGCTGCCGCAGACAAAAGTGATCCGTCTGCTGCCACTTCAAATACAGGCAGCCCGCCGGTCAATTCTGCAGCTTCCACTAGTGGCTTTGCCGAACAAAGTACAACGCACACGCCACGTAGCGGCACGGTAAAAGTCATCGGTGAAGATGGAAAAGTCGAACAACGCAAGGTGGAACTGGGTGTCAGCAATCGCGTACAGATGCAGGTGACAAGTGGTTTGTCCGAGGGTGACACCGTCATCATCGGCATCAAACTGCCGCCATCCTCCAAGCGCACGCAGGCAGCCGGCCAGCCGGGCGGCATGCCGCCTGGCGCGACGCGAGGTCGTTAA
- the macB gene encoding Macrolide export ATP-binding/permease protein macB (Evidence 2a : Function of homologous gene experimentally demonstrated in an other organism; PubMedId : 21429237, 21450803; Product type t : transporter), whose product MRDANETPLIELRGVTKTYRNGGLEVEVLHGIDLKIYEGEFVAIMGASGSGKSTLMNILGCLDRPTTGSYYFMGRDVSDFGRDERALLRRDDFGFVFQSYNLIASASAAENVEVPAMYSGLPPAERHARAQALLTELGLADRSHHRPNQLSGGQQQRVSISRALMNGGRIILADEPTGALDSKSGQDVMKLLADLSARGHTVLLITHAKEVADHAQRLIEIKDGHILSDPGPAHPSPTQTDFVRPVVAGIGSRLTDMLEAAKMALRSLRANFFRSVLTLLGIVIGVASVIAMLAIGDGAKAEVVERISAMGSNLLLVRPGAPNQRGFNSTATLVVDDVKAIDELPNVLAAVPEQSSSVTLRFGTSDAATSVTGTSAKFPLARQWPVAQGTFFSEDDETNYAAVAVLGKTTATALFVDSNPIGEFVLINNLLFQVVGIMSERGASPMGSDQDDVVFVPYSTSSLRLSGQRYLRNVTVAVEDVDRIDDTQEQVDKLLLERHGTVDYQIRNMASIMEAMEQTQNTLTILLGSIAAISLLVGGIGVMNIMLVSVTERTREIGIRMATGARESNIMQQFLIEAVVVSAIGGAIGVVFGLATAAVISAFGTPIKYSAAPVLLAFGCAFMTGLVFGYLPAKKAAQLDPVVALSAE is encoded by the coding sequence GTGCGCGATGCCAACGAAACCCCGCTGATCGAACTGCGCGGCGTGACCAAGACTTATCGTAACGGCGGTCTTGAAGTCGAAGTGCTGCATGGCATAGACCTGAAAATCTATGAAGGCGAATTTGTCGCCATCATGGGTGCCTCGGGTTCCGGTAAATCCACGCTGATGAATATTCTCGGTTGTCTGGACAGACCGACCACCGGCAGCTATTACTTCATGGGACGGGACGTTTCCGACTTCGGACGCGATGAACGAGCACTGTTGCGACGTGACGATTTCGGCTTTGTGTTTCAAAGTTATAACCTGATCGCGTCGGCCAGCGCAGCAGAGAACGTTGAAGTGCCGGCGATGTATTCAGGCCTGCCGCCGGCCGAACGTCATGCACGCGCACAGGCGTTGCTGACCGAGCTGGGCCTGGCCGACCGTTCGCATCACCGGCCCAATCAATTATCGGGCGGACAGCAGCAGCGCGTATCGATTTCGCGCGCATTGATGAATGGCGGCCGGATTATTCTGGCTGATGAGCCGACCGGTGCGCTGGATAGCAAGAGCGGCCAGGACGTGATGAAACTGCTGGCTGATCTGTCGGCGCGCGGTCATACGGTTCTGCTGATTACGCATGCCAAGGAAGTCGCCGATCACGCGCAGCGCTTGATCGAAATCAAGGACGGTCACATTCTGTCCGATCCCGGTCCGGCCCATCCATCGCCGACGCAAACGGATTTTGTCCGCCCTGTGGTGGCCGGGATAGGTTCGCGGCTGACCGATATGCTGGAAGCGGCAAAGATGGCGCTGCGCTCATTGCGTGCGAATTTTTTCCGTTCGGTGCTGACCCTGCTAGGGATAGTGATCGGCGTTGCGTCGGTGATCGCAATGCTGGCGATAGGCGATGGCGCCAAGGCGGAAGTCGTGGAGCGTATCAGCGCCATGGGTTCCAATCTGCTGCTGGTGCGGCCGGGCGCGCCGAATCAGCGCGGCTTCAACAGCACGGCGACACTGGTGGTCGATGACGTCAAGGCCATAGATGAACTGCCGAACGTGCTGGCTGCGGTGCCCGAGCAAAGCAGCAGCGTCACGCTGCGTTTCGGCACCTCGGATGCCGCTACCAGTGTGACCGGTACTTCGGCAAAATTCCCGCTCGCGCGGCAATGGCCGGTGGCGCAGGGCACGTTCTTCAGTGAAGATGATGAAACGAATTATGCTGCTGTTGCGGTATTGGGAAAAACCACGGCGACGGCCTTGTTTGTCGACAGCAACCCGATCGGCGAATTCGTGCTGATCAACAATCTGCTGTTCCAGGTGGTCGGCATCATGTCGGAGCGCGGTGCTTCACCGATGGGTTCGGATCAGGATGATGTGGTGTTTGTTCCGTATTCGACCAGCAGCCTGCGTTTGTCGGGGCAGCGTTATTTACGTAATGTCACGGTGGCCGTGGAGGACGTTGACCGCATCGACGATACGCAGGAACAAGTCGACAAACTGTTGCTGGAACGGCACGGTACGGTTGATTATCAGATCCGCAATATGGCCTCCATCATGGAGGCGATGGAACAGACGCAAAATACGCTGACTATCCTGCTTGGTTCGATTGCAGCCATTTCATTGCTGGTTGGCGGTATCGGCGTGATGAACATCATGCTGGTATCGGTCACCGAGCGGACGCGCGAGATCGGCATTCGCATGGCGACCGGGGCACGCGAGAGCAATATCATGCAGCAGTTCCTGATTGAGGCGGTGGTAGTGTCTGCGATAGGCGGTGCCATCGGCGTCGTGTTTGGCCTGGCGACGGCCGCCGTGATCTCCGCGTTCGGTACACCTATAAAATATTCCGCAGCACCTGTATTACTCGCCTTCGGATGTGCCTTCATGACGGGTTTGGTGTTCGGTTACTTGCCGGCTAAAAAGGCAGCACAACTCGATCCTGTGGTCGCGTTGTCAGCAGAATGA
- a CDS encoding putative outer membrane protein (Evidence 3 : Function proposed based on presence of conserved amino acid motif, structural feature or limited homology; Product type pt : putative transporter), giving the protein MTSRFNFRRTHLALAVAVLFAVSGCAHNIDASKPNVEIPATWAEVAPAGIELQRDWWRGFGSNELSALIDQSLAGSPDLIIAAERVTQAEITASSAGASLFPLLTVSAGTDTGQVKPGPTGSGWARSESTGVALSVNYEVDVWGRVAATTRSANASLNASRYDLETVRLTLTTGVANAYFQTLALRMQLQVAQENLAIAEKLFSIVEARYRFGAASALDVSRQRSTVLAQRATILPLQVQERQTVSALAILLGRQPQALQVAALSLDTLAIPEVSPGLPSTLITRRPDVASVEAQLLAGSANVAAARAALLPTISLTGSAGNASAALLTLGNPAYSIGIAASIVQTLFDGNSLRLRVETNESTRRQLAESYRRTVYTALKEVDDALGNATRNREQEQAQIAIKKEAERALALSELRYREGADDLNSLLDAQRTLFAADDKLTQLRLLRLTGTTDVFKALGGGWSKPQTE; this is encoded by the coding sequence ATGACTTCACGTTTTAACTTTCGTCGTACCCATCTCGCGCTTGCAGTAGCGGTCTTGTTTGCAGTGAGCGGGTGTGCGCATAACATCGATGCCAGCAAGCCGAATGTAGAGATTCCCGCCACGTGGGCGGAGGTGGCGCCTGCAGGTATTGAATTGCAACGCGACTGGTGGCGCGGCTTCGGCTCGAACGAATTGTCTGCATTGATAGACCAGTCTCTGGCCGGCAGTCCCGACTTGATCATCGCGGCAGAGCGTGTGACACAGGCTGAAATTACCGCAAGCAGTGCCGGCGCATCGCTGTTTCCCTTGCTGACCGTGAGTGCGGGAACGGATACGGGCCAGGTCAAACCTGGCCCGACGGGCAGCGGCTGGGCCAGAAGCGAATCAACCGGCGTCGCGCTGAGCGTCAATTATGAAGTCGATGTGTGGGGACGCGTGGCAGCTACCACACGCAGTGCGAATGCATCGCTGAATGCCAGTCGCTACGATCTGGAAACGGTGCGCCTTACCCTGACGACCGGCGTCGCCAATGCCTACTTTCAGACGCTGGCCTTGCGCATGCAATTGCAGGTGGCGCAGGAAAACCTGGCGATTGCAGAAAAACTTTTTTCCATAGTCGAAGCGCGTTATCGCTTTGGCGCAGCGTCGGCACTGGATGTCAGCCGTCAGCGCAGCACGGTGCTGGCACAGCGCGCGACTATCCTGCCCTTGCAGGTGCAGGAGCGGCAAACCGTCAGTGCGCTGGCGATTCTGCTGGGTCGCCAGCCGCAAGCCTTGCAGGTTGCGGCACTAAGCCTGGATACGCTTGCGATACCGGAAGTCAGCCCGGGCTTGCCGTCAACATTGATTACGCGCCGCCCTGATGTCGCCAGTGTCGAGGCGCAACTGCTGGCAGGTTCTGCCAATGTTGCGGCTGCGCGTGCGGCATTGCTGCCGACGATTTCATTGACGGGAAGTGCAGGTAATGCGAGTGCTGCCTTGCTGACGCTGGGCAATCCTGCCTACAGCATCGGCATCGCAGCCTCGATAGTGCAAACGCTATTCGACGGCAACAGTCTGCGCTTGCGCGTGGAAACCAATGAATCCACGCGACGCCAACTGGCGGAAAGCTATCGCCGCACGGTGTATACCGCATTGAAAGAAGTAGACGATGCACTCGGCAATGCAACGCGCAATCGTGAGCAGGAACAGGCGCAGATAGCAATCAAAAAAGAAGCGGAGCGTGCGCTTGCCTTGTCCGAGTTGCGCTATCGCGAAGGGGCGGATGATCTGAACAGTCTGCTCGATGCGCAACGCACGCTATTCGCCGCCGACGATAAGTTGACGCAATTGAGGCTGTTGCGCCTGACCGGCACTACCGATGTCTTCAAGGCCTTGGGCGGTGGCTGGAGCAAGCCGCAAACCGAGTAG
- a CDS encoding putative permease (Evidence 3 : Function proposed based on presence of conserved amino acid motif, structural feature or limited homology; Product type pt : putative transporter), giving the protein MALPDTTPAAIAAASNPAFVPIPSADRVFSFRDHMALWFSLGVGLLVMQIGAFLGTALGTQTALFAILVGSSVGAALLAWVAYIGFERGLSSPVLMCQTLGTSFAKLPVIMNVIQLIGWSAFELVVMRDGTSALVKNITGIDAVWVTYLTALFWGLLLVALATGSMIGLVRKFVGRFGLPLVILSLIWLTWQFFMKAQAQGLDAIWNRAGDGSMSTLAGIDLVMAMPVSWLPLVADFARYGKAGTSTFRGTWLGFAIANIWCHALGVLIVSTTTPGADLMATLLLAQGGLIALGLILIDEMDNAYGDVYSGSVALNFLHGKFSVRFWGIGLALLATGCALILPMHGLEPFLLLLSSVFVPLFGVVISQLAMHGRASDKAVNTVPVVIWLIGIAVFHICPVFWPQVGSALPSLTATLILGTIYRVAQRPALQSA; this is encoded by the coding sequence ATGGCTTTGCCAGACACCACACCTGCAGCAATCGCTGCCGCTTCCAATCCTGCATTTGTGCCGATTCCGTCGGCGGACAGAGTGTTCTCGTTCCGCGATCACATGGCCTTGTGGTTCAGTCTGGGCGTCGGCCTGCTGGTGATGCAGATAGGCGCGTTTCTCGGAACCGCCCTCGGCACGCAAACCGCTCTGTTCGCCATCCTCGTCGGCTCCTCCGTTGGCGCCGCGCTGCTGGCATGGGTGGCTTATATCGGTTTTGAACGCGGCCTATCGAGCCCGGTCCTGATGTGCCAAACGCTGGGCACGTCCTTCGCCAAGCTGCCGGTCATCATGAACGTGATCCAGTTGATAGGCTGGAGCGCATTTGAACTGGTTGTCATGCGCGATGGCACCAGCGCGCTCGTCAAAAACATTACCGGCATCGACGCTGTGTGGGTCACATATCTGACGGCACTGTTCTGGGGACTATTGCTGGTCGCCCTGGCAACCGGCTCCATGATAGGGCTGGTGCGCAAATTCGTCGGGCGCTTCGGACTGCCGCTCGTCATCCTGTCGCTGATCTGGCTGACCTGGCAATTCTTCATGAAAGCGCAGGCGCAAGGACTGGATGCAATATGGAACAGGGCGGGAGACGGTTCAATGAGTACACTGGCCGGCATCGATCTGGTGATGGCCATGCCGGTTTCATGGCTACCGCTGGTGGCGGATTTCGCACGCTACGGCAAGGCTGGCACCAGCACTTTTCGCGGCACCTGGCTGGGTTTTGCGATTGCCAATATCTGGTGTCATGCACTGGGCGTGCTGATAGTCAGCACCACGACTCCCGGCGCCGATCTGATGGCGACCCTGCTGCTGGCGCAAGGCGGCTTGATAGCGCTCGGCCTGATCCTGATCGATGAAATGGATAATGCGTATGGCGACGTCTATTCCGGTTCCGTCGCACTCAACTTCCTGCATGGGAAATTCAGCGTGCGCTTCTGGGGTATAGGACTGGCCTTGCTGGCTACTGGATGCGCGCTGATTTTGCCCATGCACGGACTGGAACCGTTCCTGCTGTTGCTGAGTTCGGTTTTCGTGCCCTTGTTCGGTGTCGTGATTTCGCAATTGGCGATGCATGGACGTGCCAGCGACAAGGCGGTCAACACCGTACCGGTTGTCATCTGGCTGATCGGCATTGCCGTGTTCCACATCTGCCCGGTGTTCTGGCCGCAAGTCGGCTCGGCCCTGCCTAGCCTGACAGCAACCTTGATACTGGGAACGATTTATCGCGTGGCGCAACGTCCGGCATTGCAGTCGGCCTGA